The sequence below is a genomic window from Coffea arabica cultivar ET-39 chromosome 4c, Coffea Arabica ET-39 HiFi, whole genome shotgun sequence.
AAAAGGCTTTGGAATTAGAGATCTTATAAATAAATTCTACATTTGAAATTTAATCGTACTTAACGGAATCCGGCAAGTTTAAAGGGCGAAACCGTCAttttcgttaaatttaacgaattctgttagtttacaatttagttcaaaatatgaggcgtcattttgtatattttaaatCTACGCTagatttttctgtgtattaggtataCTACCGGGGACTTTTTTGTTTTCAACCCTTAGTCATATCATACTGCATATGCATATTATATACTACTGTGTTTTTCAGTGAAACAAAGTTGAATTGTCTCTGTTCAATGAATAGCTGACCAGATTAGCCTGGAATCAATGGGTTGCGACAGATTCATCAAATTAGCCGCCTCTGTCCTTTTTCCATTATATATATTCAGTTAGTTTCTACAAAATTTGTATTGAGGATAAATTAGTTTatcttgtgatttaattctAATCATTTATTTAATCCAATATACGTTGCATGATGTCAGGCCTAACGACAAATCTGACACGCACAAACAAAATACAATTGAAATTCAGAGAAGAAGGTTTAATATGACGGAACAAGTTTTAATCAGTATGCATCATCATCTGATTACTTTTCCATAACATGCTTAGTGCTCTTTAGATTAAATCTAAAagggggggaaaaaagaaaaaaagagtgaTGTTGATTGGGCCAACCTAGTAAAGGATTTAGGTATTTATTAGGTGGAATAAAGAAAAACCGTTCCAAGTTTCCAACCCCCTTCCTCAATTATTAACGTTCATTTAATTCAAATTTGATCAGAGGCAGGCCAGCCATGGTAAGTGACTTGGTTAGTACCAAAATCAGGCAGTCATGTCAAGACAAACCACTTGTTTACTTGTTTTGGGGGAAGGGGGTCGCCACAGAAATCATCCACTTGCTTAATAATAACATTATAATACTAGCTCTTACCAAAAGAAAattccttgtttggattgcaacttttcgtcggaaaattacgttatttttcgtgatcacatttctctattacctttttccctcacatatattaaatcgttacagtaatttttccatgaaaaatcatgaaaaatacaatccaaacacaacctaaaaGTATAATAGCACTACAAATTAATTAGCTAGCCCCCTTTTCTTTGCATCAATCCAGTTGGCTTCATCACATGTGACAGGCACACAGAAAGATGTGGATGGTTACTTATTAGTGAATCCATCAACAAAAGGGTAATAATTTAATCTCGTCGGTCATTAAACTATTTTATACGAAAAATGATGATTTGATAGTCAAAAATAGATACAGAAGAAATAATTTAGTGATCGGCCAGATTTTTAACGAACCCGTGATACAACTACAAGGAAAATGTTTGTAGCTCCcctaattattttatattatgcACTTGGATAAGAACCAAATGATGGCTAACTGCAATAGTAATGATGAATTTATTCTTGTTCAGACACTAAATAAAAGACTTGACCTCTACTGCACGTAATTACCTATTGCCCATAATCCAAGAAAGTATTCTTCCGTATATAAGCCCTTAAAGAAGACACTAAATGATGgcttgtgcattttttttttttttaaaaaagaaatttttaatgtTGCAAGACCTAAATTTTGGGAAGCATTATAATattggctttgtttggattggaaTGAGGATATAGAATTCCATTAGTCAGTCCTCAAATCAAAAAAGTATAGCATTTGATTTTTGTTCAAGTTATCGTAAATAAGTATTTTGTACATGTCAAGTAAAAATGTACAAATTTGAGATTATGAAGAATCAAGAAAACAGACAAGAATTCTCACCTAAACGTATATCTCATCATCCAAATAGTAGGATGTAGGACCCTTCTCCGCTCTATCCACACACCTTCCTTCCCTTTGATATCTTTACAACACGTGCTTTCCTTCTCCACTTATATAAACACCCACTTTTCCATTCCTCTAACGACTAATCAATCCAAAACCTTCTGCTCCGCTGCTCTAGTGTATAGTATCCTAATGGCCTTGGTTAAAGACCGCCGCCAATTGAATCTCCGCCTTCCACTGCCAGAACATTCCGAACGCCGCCCTCGATTTCCTTTACCGCTCCCTCCTTCCTCCCTCTCCACCACCGCAACCACCAACACCACAACAACAGCATcaaccaccaccaccatcacCGCTGCCGACATCGAAAAAGTCCAAGTCCTAGGCCACGGTAACGGTGGCACCGTATATAAAGTTCGTCACAAACGGACATCAGCCACTTATGCTCTAAAAGTCGTCCATGGCGATAGCGACCCCATAAACCGTCGCCAAATCCTCAGTGAAATCTCAATTCTCCGCCGGACGGACTCTCCGTACGTGGTGAAATGTCATGGAGTCTTGGAAAAATGGGGTGGGGATATCGCGATTTTAATGGAGTTCATGGACAAAGGCACTCTAGAGAGCCTAGTAAAATCTGGAGTCCTTTTTTCGGAACAAATGGTCGCTAAAATAGCATATCAGGTGGTGCAGGGGCTGGAACATTTGCATGCTCGCAAAATCATTCACAGAGATTTGAAGCCATCAAACCTACTAGTCAACGAACAGATGCAAGTCAAAATCGCGGATTTTGGTGTCAGCAAAATTATGTGCAGAACTTTGGACCCCTGCAATTCCTATGTGGGCACTTGTGCTTACATGAGCCCGGAAAGATTTGATCCCGATACTTATGGAAACGATGGGACTTACAATGGATATGCAAGCGACATATGGAGCTTAGGATTGACTCTGTTGGAGTTATATATGGGACATTTTCCATACTTGCCTGAAGGACAGAGGCCGGACTGGGCGACATTAATGTGTGCTATATGCTTTGGCGAGCCTCCGAGCTTGCCAGAATATGTCTCTAAAGAGTTCAGGAGCTTTATTGGGTGTTGTTTGCAGAAAGATTCAAGTAAAAGATGGACTGCCACTCAGCTTTTGTCCCACCCTTTTTTGCAAAACATAAAGGGTTGAATCTGGTTTAGGAATCTGCAATTTTGTGACGAAATCTGCAGAGTCTCAGACTCTCAGCTTGCTGCAGCTTGTACAGACGAGATCGATGgaactttttttgtttttgtttcattGTATATTCTTTCTCCTCAGCCTTTTGTAGGTATAGAAATTGCTCCATTTCAACAGTAAATCTGCTGTTAGAAATTGGGATGTTTAATTGATTAAGTTCGTTCCTTCGTTTCAATAAATTCATTTCTTCTTTCCATTTGGTGAAGAATCAGTCAATCAAGAGCATACCCTGTTGatgttctttaattttctcgATCATTTGAGTTTTTACCAAGACGTACAAGATATAACTCACATGTCAGTAGTGCATTGGCAACAAAAGACGAATCATTGGATCAGGAAGCACTAGATCAAGAGTAGCATTAGAGTAAAAATCTTGATATTGAATTTTTTCTGGATTGAGTTACGTGGTTATGTAAACTTATGGTGGCTGTTTTCCGAAAAACTAGGCAAGAAATTGACAAAACGAGGCTCCAAGCAATATCGACGGGTCACCTAAAGTTTACCAAATGctattattaaaaatatatggAAAGTTACACATTATGACTTCCTTAGCAGAAAGAACTATAAACAAACAAGAAGTGGGCTTTCAAGTTGATGTTTCTAGGAGGATTCCAAATTTCTTGAACCTCACTAAAAGCTTCTGgcccttccttttcctttccagCTCCGTGAAGGGGATAGATGCAGTTCAATATTTATTGCTTATAAGATCTGGTTACATcaacaaattttttattattgagTAAGCATTGGATATCAGTATCAGTAGCATAATCTCCAAAGAAACTTGATGTATGGGAATATATTATAATATGTGATATGGGGCTAATCATTTCAACATATAGTAGTGTAATTTAACAAAAGACCGTTTCCTTACCATGTCCATGGATGCAAGCTGCAAGTCAAGACAGAGTCTTGCAACCATTTTTACTACCGCCAAATGAGCAATCTCACcacaaaaaggaaaggattaatTTCATCTTGCACCCTTTAATTATATTTGAATTCTGATTTTGATCTCTTAgatttcaaaatgggacactttagtttttaaaatataaaatttatcccaTTTAAGTAAAATCATTGATGAAAGCAAGGtggattttatatttaaatgagaaaaaatttataattttgaaGACTAAAGTGGGATAAAGCTTATATTTCGAGAATTAAAGTGGGACTAATTTTATACTTCAATGACTAAAGTGCTTCACTTTAAAACttagaaactaaagcaaaaaatttgagaatagtttttttttatcttttgtttttcttttatgtAACGGTACATCTAGTTTAATTTAACATACTCTTACTCCTATTCAGGGGTGGGGGTGGAGGGGAGGGGGCGGAACTTACTCTAGAGGGTGGCCCCATAGTTGTCAAAATCGCGatccggatcgtaggatcgtacgatcctacgatccggatAATCAAAATCGATCCGGATCGTATGCAGAATCGCAAATCATATTAATTTTTTGCAGGATCGCATAGAATCGTAGCAGGATCGTGCAGGATCGTGcaggatcgtaggatcgtaggatcggtaggatcgtacgatcctacaatttttttgtaaatttgtgaaatacgaagctccattttacaaataaatgaaaatatttgtggtatatttgtaatttattaaagaattgcAACCTTTAATTGCAATTAAGAGCTTTTGGTAGGATCTTACGATTCTACGATccgatcctacgatccgatcCTGTGAAACTAAAATCGATCCTACGTAGGATCCCGATTTTACAAACCTTGGGTGGCCCAACTGAGTCGGGGACGGGAAATCTGAtggggactgaaccaccatcAGATCAGACGGGTGCGTGGTGCACCCGTATGAATTTAGAACAAATCTCATATAGAGGCATattggtgggaggcaaggtttgAACTCTTAACCTTCcacttcacaattaatgtggaGGTCAAACTCCTAAAATTCAAGAATAGTCGAAGAGTGCAAAGTGAAATTAACCCTTTTCAGTATTACCACCCCAAAAAGAAAGAGGTTGGGGGAAATACAAAAGCATTCATCTTGGAAAAAGTTTTAGATAATAACCGATGCAGCTTCCTCTGCTTTCCTAATCTAGGTGATAGCCACCAATCTAATTTAAGAATAATCAAATCacattaaatcaaattaaaccaCATGGCCCACGTGCAATTCTAGGTTAGATGCGGTCGGCCAATTCAACAAGTATTTCTCAGCTTCCTTATCAGTTCCGCCAGTTGCGTATTTCCTTTTATGATTATTACCCCAATGGCCATCTCAGCAGCTAACTTGAGCCAAAACTTTGCCCCGTTGCTCTCCTAGCAATAGAAATTTGTCATATGACCAAGCCGCAAGCCCTTAATAACTACTACATAATActtcctccgtcccactttgatagtcttattttcctttttcgtcggtcccaaattatagtccactttcccattaaaaaatatagtaatcttttaaattgtctaaaatacccttattaaatatcttgttattaatacattgttattaaatactaacccactacattgaatacattgagtttttccaatactaacccattagctgtaactaatattaattggcactcttcgtgattagcataagggtattttagaaaattattaatctaaatttatgtttccaaccaaattaattacactttcttaatctgtgtgaaaaaaaaatcaagactaacaaaacgggacggagggagtaataatGTTCAGCATTTCTATTCGAGTTTTGAACTCTATATTAAATTCTAGGTTCACTTCTTCACttactttttctcttttaaaaaaTGGGTTGAAATTCAGATGAACATAATAGTCGCAAGCTGTGTTCAGTGTTGATGGTGATCTATTATTCAATAATGTATTAGTACAAAATTGAGAATCATTCTTGTTGAACCAATTACGCTCAAGTCTTCCAATACAATTTATAAACAGATATTTACTTATGAAATTTATAAACAGATATTGATTTATGAATCATCAAAGGGTTGTAACTGAATGGCATATATGTAGTACTCGTGTAAATTTTGCTACTTGTGACTTTTGACTAATTATATGTATTCGTCTcctaacttttctttttccggAAAAATTCGGACaaataccattttttttttctgctcaAGGGAGAGTCCGGGTCCTAGAGGGGAGAAGGGAAAGGTAAGAATTTGAAAGTCGAACCAATATTCATATTCATGGGTATCTTACTAATATTCATATTCGTGGAGTTTGATTTAGTGGCCATAAATTTCAATTAACCATATGATATGGTTCCATCTGGCCTTGTTCGTTCTCGATTGTTttagattttataaaatttgaCTATGAAAAATGTTTATAGAGAATAATCAGAATCAGTAAAAGTTACTCATTGGGTGACTatatattttatcttttttgtcattaaaaaaaacttgtaatcaaaatacaaaaacagtggaaaacatcacaaaaatcgattttttaaaattaaatctataatcaattaaaataaacaaacGAGAACGAGTCGATAAGATTCTTAACTACATTGTGTAAGTAATTGGTACAATCTAGCATGATGAGATGGGATAGGTACAAACTCAAGTGGGCATTTCTTGATGGGTTCCTAAAGTAGGAATAGCACAAGTGGGGCTTCTATAATTGTTTTATTAGCTCGCAGCGAAAATGATGGAAAGATGAGTCACCATTCGCCACGCCAGCCAAATTAGCAGTATTGAAAGGCAGCCTAAGCGATCCGTCTTGCAAGAGACCATGCTGATGCATGAATGTGACCACGTCTGCTTTCAagcaaacaatcaaacaaagaAGGTGTTAAGATCCAAGGGTCCACTGCATGATGTCATACGTCAACGTCGTTTTCTTCCGTTAACTACCTGTAGAGGCTAATGAGGTCAAGTTAATTAGGTGGAAAGCATCATATAATGGtatcttcttctcttttttttttttttcttgttttgtagGGCAACCGATAAAACCAGCACACTCACCAAAgctaatatatgatttattataTGATGAAAACTCATACACTATATCTAGAGAATTTCAAAAAACACTAAGGCCCCCTTTGGCAAGCGAATTTTTTAGgtgtttttctaaaattttactgtaatatatactgtagaagttttttaaaaaatttttgaaatatatagtttaaaaactttgaaaagttttttgagattactatggttaaagtttttaaaaaacttgtagcagacagATTTGGCAAAAAACTTGCCTGCCAAACAAAACCTAAGTATTGTAGAAtaatacttttaaaagtgaggtgTTTCTTCAATAAAAAATGTTGTAGTAGATCATGAGACTTCCATTTCAACCTTAATTACAAAATTAATCAACATTTTATCGAGCTCTAATGGCACTATGTAATGTATCACATCTAATCGTATCATTTGTACCACTAATTAATTCAGATTATGtcttatttttaaaatggtTTTGCCCCTTTAAACAAATTCTCTAACGATAAACATCCATTCatatgatttatttttattcaatatACAAGGAGTATTTACTTAGCCAAAGTGTTTTGAAAAGCATTAAAATATGTATGATGGGAGGATGTGTTTTCTTCTTTGTGGCAATTATATGATATTGGACATTCATGTCTTTGAAACACCAAAATCCATGTTTATCCAACCAACCAATGTACTTGGCAACCATATTCgccatttaaatccaaacacAAATTCAATCCATGAATGTTTAGTGAAAACTATATAGTATTTATTAGTAGAAGTGACACTCTATATAGAGAAGTGACTCAATGAGATCGATCATGTTTGTGAAATTGAATAGAGAATGGttggcaagagaaaaagaaagatctcaaagaaaagaaaaaaaagaaggtacTTGATTcaaatcctctttttttttggtcatttcCGATTCTTAAATTTCACCTCacttttgttaagaaaaatatattgggaaatctattttttttttgtattttttttaaaaaaaacggCTGCTTGGTTCCTTGCATCTGCGCGTGATTAAAAATCATCATA
It includes:
- the LOC113738431 gene encoding mitogen-activated protein kinase kinase 9-like, whose translation is MALVKDRRQLNLRLPLPEHSERRPRFPLPLPPSSLSTTATTNTTTTASTTTTITAADIEKVQVLGHGNGGTVYKVRHKRTSATYALKVVHGDSDPINRRQILSEISILRRTDSPYVVKCHGVLEKWGGDIAILMEFMDKGTLESLVKSGVLFSEQMVAKIAYQVVQGLEHLHARKIIHRDLKPSNLLVNEQMQVKIADFGVSKIMCRTLDPCNSYVGTCAYMSPERFDPDTYGNDGTYNGYASDIWSLGLTLLELYMGHFPYLPEGQRPDWATLMCAICFGEPPSLPEYVSKEFRSFIGCCLQKDSSKRWTATQLLSHPFLQNIKG